Proteins encoded by one window of Pirellulales bacterium:
- a CDS encoding AGE family epimerase/isomerase: MSRRLYRPADCSVALALLCAAFLASALSAAEPAAEDYSRIAKEVEANLQHDVLDKWFPAAVDRQGGGFFEDFAADWSRRETPERSVVYQSRLTWLSAQAALRDPAHAEAYLALTRHGEAFLAEKQWDHERGGFFWAVDVDGRPTKRFGSEKHAYGIAFGIYASAGNYEATHDAAALELAKKAFRWLDEHAHDPRNGGYFEALTAAGEPVLAATLRPADAIGTRYGYKSMNTHIHLLEALAGLYAVWPDPALRTRLDEVFQIVRDKIYVPPGCLHLYFNPDWRPLPEFDSFGHDIETAYLLTEAAAILGKPDDAAAWTAARHLVDHALEYGFDSEQGGFYNEGTTFGRDVTKQKIWWVEAEGLNSLLLMHERFGRETPRYWEAFLKQWDFISHKQVDADHGGWYSTVGPDGAAPVNQPKSDRWTEGYHQGRALMNVSAALHRLADSKSK; the protein is encoded by the coding sequence ATGAGTCGTCGATTGTACCGCCCGGCGGATTGTTCGGTGGCGCTCGCGCTGCTTTGCGCGGCATTTCTGGCCAGCGCGCTGTCGGCGGCGGAGCCTGCGGCAGAAGACTACAGCCGCATTGCAAAAGAGGTTGAAGCGAATCTCCAGCACGACGTGTTGGACAAGTGGTTTCCCGCGGCCGTAGATCGCCAGGGCGGAGGTTTCTTCGAGGATTTTGCCGCGGATTGGTCGCGCCGCGAAACGCCGGAGCGAAGCGTCGTGTATCAATCGCGGCTGACCTGGCTCTCGGCCCAAGCGGCCTTGCGTGATCCGGCCCACGCGGAGGCTTATCTGGCGCTGACTCGCCACGGCGAGGCATTCCTGGCCGAAAAGCAGTGGGACCACGAGCGCGGCGGGTTCTTCTGGGCCGTCGACGTCGATGGCCGGCCGACGAAGCGTTTCGGCAGCGAGAAGCACGCGTACGGCATCGCCTTCGGCATTTACGCATCGGCGGGCAACTACGAAGCCACGCATGACGCCGCCGCCCTCGAACTGGCCAAGAAGGCGTTTCGCTGGTTGGACGAACATGCCCACGACCCGCGAAACGGCGGCTACTTCGAGGCGCTAACCGCCGCCGGCGAGCCGGTCCTTGCCGCCACCCTCCGCCCCGCCGACGCGATCGGCACGCGCTACGGCTACAAGTCGATGAACACGCACATCCACCTGCTGGAAGCGCTCGCCGGCCTGTACGCGGTATGGCCCGATCCGGCGTTGCGCACTCGGCTCGATGAGGTATTTCAGATTGTCCGCGACAAGATTTACGTTCCGCCCGGCTGCCTGCACCTGTATTTCAACCCGGATTGGCGCCCCCTCCCGGAATTCGATTCCTTCGGGCACGACATCGAGACCGCATATCTATTGACCGAGGCGGCGGCGATTCTCGGGAAACCGGATGACGCGGCCGCTTGGACTGCCGCGCGGCACCTCGTCGATCACGCCCTCGAATACGGCTTCGATAGCGAGCAGGGCGGTTTTTACAACGAAGGGACCACGTTCGGCCGCGACGTGACGAAACAGAAAATCTGGTGGGTCGAGGCCGAGGGCCTCAACTCCTTGCTCCTGATGCACGAGCGTTTCGGCCGCGAGACCCCGCGCTATTGGGAAGCCTTCTTGAAACAATGGGACTTCATCTCGCACAAGCAGGTCGACGCCGACCACGGCGGCTGGTATTCGACCGTCGGCCCCGACGGCGCCGCTCCGGTGAACCAACCCAAGAGCGACCGCTGGACCGAGGGCTACCACCAAGGCCGAGCGTTGATGAACGTCTCCGCGGCCCTCCACCGGCTGGCGGATTCCAAATCGAAATGA